Proteins encoded by one window of Vigna radiata var. radiata cultivar VC1973A chromosome 5, Vradiata_ver6, whole genome shotgun sequence:
- the LOC106762026 gene encoding putative pentatricopeptide repeat-containing protein At1g16830 isoform X3, with product MIWSWMCRRKGTGIGWRLRLMQCHSSSAWCCGQKQKQKEKQRVNSQSLKLTVSRCPSDLIALSLFLWTAQRRRHDMAAIDHIVTVLRRLTHRYNTVSATLSELKSIGCASLTNPKSQLVLLRVYWRAGMYDMVVEAYEHMQSAYGFVPNTFARNLLMDVLFRTGHSHVAVSLSLFNHTHPPNFFTFNIALFHLSNMNLKRQCHNTLPYISHIFRATLRAGYSPSPLTFRMLLHSFCNINALPQAFQLLALMTVLGIDFSVNIWTILIHNYCRLGRLHLAANLFNNMLQTGELLKVQKYHKAVSVTRLAVMNRYPLDSVAYSVGLCALLRDGRIQEAWTLYYWMKDNGLNPSVHTYNMMFFTFCKAKDLPVIKQILREMIESGIHLNDRNVFNLCKNSCRLDIYLSVLNLLAEMRDLRLLSAKALHALNFVWHEEGVQAKHKHQAEVNTKCNPILYSSSSEDLSDVAASVG from the exons AAACAGAAGCAGAAGGAGAAGCAGAGAGTGAACAGCCAGAGTTTGAAGCTTACAGTGTCTAGATGTCCATCTGATTTGATTGCCCTTTCCCTTTTTTTGTGGACAGCCCAACGGCGCCGCCATGACATGGCGGCCATCGATCACATCGTCACTGTGCTCCGTCGCCTCACTCACCGCTATAACACTGTCTCAGCCACGCTCTCTGAGCTGAAGAGCATTGGATGTGCCTCTCTCACAAACCCTAAATCTCAGTTGGTGTTGTTGAGGGTTTACTGGCGTGCAGGTATGTACGACATGGTTGTTGAGGCGTATGAGCACATGCAAAGCGCCTACGGATTTGTCCCCAACACCTTTGCTCGTAATTTGCTTATGGATGTTCTCTTTAGGACAGGGCACTCCCATGTGGCggtctctctttctctcttcaatCACACCCATCCCCCTAATTTCTTCACCTTCAACATTGCACTCTTTCATCTCTCCAACATGAACTTGAAGAGGCAATGCCACAACACTCTCCCTTACATCTCTCATATTTTCAGAGCTACGCTCAGGGCAGGCTATTCTCCCTCCCCTCTCACATTTCGGATGCTTCTCCATTCCTTCTGTAACATTAATGCACTACCGCAGGCTTTTCAGCTTTTGGCACTCATGACTGTTCTGGGCATCGATTTCTCTGTCAATATTTGGACCATTCTCATCCATAACTATTGTAGGTTAGGCCGACTTCATCTTGCTGCCAACCTCTTCAACAATATGCTTCAAACGG GCGAACTTTTAAAGGTCCAGAAGTATCACAAGGCTGTCAGTGTTACCAGATTAGCAGTAATGAATAGATATCCGCTTGATAGTGTGGCATACTCAGTTGGTCTCTGTGCACTTCTTAGAGATGGGAGAATTCAAGAGGCTTGGACATTGTATTACTGGATGAAGGACAATGGTCTGAACCCTAGTGTTCATACCTATAATATGATGTTTTTCACATTTTGTAAAGCAAAAGATCTTCCAGTGATAAAACAGATACTGCGTGAGATGATTGAGTCAGGGATACACCTGAATGACAGAAATGTCTTCAACTTATGTAAAAATTCTTGTAGATTGGATATATATCtttctgttttaaatttgtTGGCTGAAATGAGAGATCTGAGGTTGTTATCTGCCAAGGCATTGCATGCATTAAACTTTGTTTGGCATGAGGAAGGAGTACAAGCAAAACATAAACATCAGGCTGAAGTTAATACAAAGTGTAACCCAATTCTATATTCATCCAGTTCTGAAGATCTGTCAGATGTAGCTGCTTCAGTTGGTTGA
- the LOC106762026 gene encoding putative pentatricopeptide repeat-containing protein At1g16830 isoform X1, translating to MIWSWMCRRKGTGIGWRLRLMQCHSSSAWCCGQKQKQKEKQRVNSQSLKLTVSRCPSDLIALSLFLWTAQRRRHDMAAIDHIVTVLRRLTHRYNTVSATLSELKSIGCASLTNPKSQLVLLRVYWRAGMYDMVVEAYEHMQSAYGFVPNTFARNLLMDVLFRTGHSHVAVSLSLFNHTHPPNFFTFNIALFHLSNMNLKRQCHNTLPYISHIFRATLRAGYSPSPLTFRMLLHSFCNINALPQAFQLLALMTVLGIDFSVNIWTILIHNYCRLGRLHLAANLFNNMLQTGCSPNVVTYTILFKAFMKYGMLTHAFRLFNGMLSTGHIPDLILYNVLIDCLSKAGRCRDAFRAFLSLSHQNLKPDSYTLTSLLSTICRSRMFCLLPKVVIASRHIDTDLVFCNALLSSLTKADLPSIAVGFYDRMIGVGFVPDKYSFAGLLSALCAAGRVDEAVNMYRVVVMSSHDTDAYLHTAITGELLKVQKYHKAVSVTRLAVMNRYPLDSVAYSVGLCALLRDGRIQEAWTLYYWMKDNGLNPSVHTYNMMFFTFCKAKDLPVIKQILREMIESGIHLNDRNVFNLCKNSCRLDIYLSVLNLLAEMRDLRLLSAKALHALNFVWHEEGVQAKHKHQAEVNTKCNPILYSSSSEDLSDVAASVG from the coding sequence AAACAGAAGCAGAAGGAGAAGCAGAGAGTGAACAGCCAGAGTTTGAAGCTTACAGTGTCTAGATGTCCATCTGATTTGATTGCCCTTTCCCTTTTTTTGTGGACAGCCCAACGGCGCCGCCATGACATGGCGGCCATCGATCACATCGTCACTGTGCTCCGTCGCCTCACTCACCGCTATAACACTGTCTCAGCCACGCTCTCTGAGCTGAAGAGCATTGGATGTGCCTCTCTCACAAACCCTAAATCTCAGTTGGTGTTGTTGAGGGTTTACTGGCGTGCAGGTATGTACGACATGGTTGTTGAGGCGTATGAGCACATGCAAAGCGCCTACGGATTTGTCCCCAACACCTTTGCTCGTAATTTGCTTATGGATGTTCTCTTTAGGACAGGGCACTCCCATGTGGCggtctctctttctctcttcaatCACACCCATCCCCCTAATTTCTTCACCTTCAACATTGCACTCTTTCATCTCTCCAACATGAACTTGAAGAGGCAATGCCACAACACTCTCCCTTACATCTCTCATATTTTCAGAGCTACGCTCAGGGCAGGCTATTCTCCCTCCCCTCTCACATTTCGGATGCTTCTCCATTCCTTCTGTAACATTAATGCACTACCGCAGGCTTTTCAGCTTTTGGCACTCATGACTGTTCTGGGCATCGATTTCTCTGTCAATATTTGGACCATTCTCATCCATAACTATTGTAGGTTAGGCCGACTTCATCTTGCTGCCAACCTCTTCAACAATATGCTTCAAACGGGTTGTTCTCCTAATGTTGTAACATATACCATCTTATTTAAGGCTTTTATGAAATATGGCATGCTAACTCATGCTTTCCGTTTGTTTAATGGCATGTTATCTACAGGCCACATCCcagatttaattttatataatgtatTAATTGATTGTCTTTCAAAAGCTGGAAGGTGTCGTGATGCATTCCGAGcttttttaagtttatcccaCCAAAACTTAAAACCTGATTCTTATACCCTTACTTCATTGTTATCCACGATCTGTCGTTCCAGGATGTTTTGTCTCTTACCCAAAGTAGTTATAGCCTCCAGACATATAGATACTGATTTAGTGTTCTGCAATGCTCTTTTAAGCTCTCTTACTAAGGCCGACCTACCTTCTATTGCCGTTGGATTCTATGACCGCATGATTGGTGTCGGTTTTGTGCCAGATAAATATAGTTTTGCTGGACTGTTAAGCGCACTCTGTGCTGCAGGAAGAGTTGATGAAGCTGTTAATATGTACCGTGTTGTTGTTATGAGTTCTCATGATACTGATGCTTACTTACATACTGCAATAACAGGCGAACTTTTAAAGGTCCAGAAGTATCACAAGGCTGTCAGTGTTACCAGATTAGCAGTAATGAATAGATATCCGCTTGATAGTGTGGCATACTCAGTTGGTCTCTGTGCACTTCTTAGAGATGGGAGAATTCAAGAGGCTTGGACATTGTATTACTGGATGAAGGACAATGGTCTGAACCCTAGTGTTCATACCTATAATATGATGTTTTTCACATTTTGTAAAGCAAAAGATCTTCCAGTGATAAAACAGATACTGCGTGAGATGATTGAGTCAGGGATACACCTGAATGACAGAAATGTCTTCAACTTATGTAAAAATTCTTGTAGATTGGATATATATCtttctgttttaaatttgtTGGCTGAAATGAGAGATCTGAGGTTGTTATCTGCCAAGGCATTGCATGCATTAAACTTTGTTTGGCATGAGGAAGGAGTACAAGCAAAACATAAACATCAGGCTGAAGTTAATACAAAGTGTAACCCAATTCTATATTCATCCAGTTCTGAAGATCTGTCAGATGTAGCTGCTTCAGTTGGTTGA
- the LOC106762026 gene encoding putative pentatricopeptide repeat-containing protein At1g16830 isoform X2 translates to MIWSWMCRRKGTGIGWRLRLMQCHSSSAWCCGQKQKQKEKQRVNSQSLKLTVSRCPSDLIALSLFLWTAQRRRHDMAAIDHIVTVLRRLTHRYNTVSATLSELKSIGCASLTNPKSQLVLLRVYWRAGMYDMVVEAYEHMQSAYGFVPNTFARNLLMDVLFRTGHSHVAVSLSLFNHTHPPNFFTFNIALFHLSNMNLKRQCHNTLPYISHIFRATLRAGYSPSPLTFRMLLHSFCNINALPQAFQLLALMTVLGIDFSVNIWTILIHNYCRLGRLHLAANLFNNMLQTGCSPNVVTYTILFKAFMKYGMLTHAFRLFNGMLSTGHIPDLILYNVLIDCLSKAGRCRDAFRAFLSLSHQNLKPDSYTLTSLLSTICRSRMFCLLPKVVIASRHIDTDLVFCNALLSSLTKADLPSIAVGFYDRMIGVGFVPDKYSFAGLLSALCAAGRVDEAVNMYRVVVMSSHDTDAYLHTAITGELLKVQKYHKAVSVTRLAVMNRYPLDSVAYSVGLCALLRDGRIQEAWTLYYWMKDNGLNPSVHTYNMMFFTFCKAKDLPVIKQILREMIESGIHLNDRNVFNLFLKICQM, encoded by the exons AAACAGAAGCAGAAGGAGAAGCAGAGAGTGAACAGCCAGAGTTTGAAGCTTACAGTGTCTAGATGTCCATCTGATTTGATTGCCCTTTCCCTTTTTTTGTGGACAGCCCAACGGCGCCGCCATGACATGGCGGCCATCGATCACATCGTCACTGTGCTCCGTCGCCTCACTCACCGCTATAACACTGTCTCAGCCACGCTCTCTGAGCTGAAGAGCATTGGATGTGCCTCTCTCACAAACCCTAAATCTCAGTTGGTGTTGTTGAGGGTTTACTGGCGTGCAGGTATGTACGACATGGTTGTTGAGGCGTATGAGCACATGCAAAGCGCCTACGGATTTGTCCCCAACACCTTTGCTCGTAATTTGCTTATGGATGTTCTCTTTAGGACAGGGCACTCCCATGTGGCggtctctctttctctcttcaatCACACCCATCCCCCTAATTTCTTCACCTTCAACATTGCACTCTTTCATCTCTCCAACATGAACTTGAAGAGGCAATGCCACAACACTCTCCCTTACATCTCTCATATTTTCAGAGCTACGCTCAGGGCAGGCTATTCTCCCTCCCCTCTCACATTTCGGATGCTTCTCCATTCCTTCTGTAACATTAATGCACTACCGCAGGCTTTTCAGCTTTTGGCACTCATGACTGTTCTGGGCATCGATTTCTCTGTCAATATTTGGACCATTCTCATCCATAACTATTGTAGGTTAGGCCGACTTCATCTTGCTGCCAACCTCTTCAACAATATGCTTCAAACGGGTTGTTCTCCTAATGTTGTAACATATACCATCTTATTTAAGGCTTTTATGAAATATGGCATGCTAACTCATGCTTTCCGTTTGTTTAATGGCATGTTATCTACAGGCCACATCCcagatttaattttatataatgtatTAATTGATTGTCTTTCAAAAGCTGGAAGGTGTCGTGATGCATTCCGAGcttttttaagtttatcccaCCAAAACTTAAAACCTGATTCTTATACCCTTACTTCATTGTTATCCACGATCTGTCGTTCCAGGATGTTTTGTCTCTTACCCAAAGTAGTTATAGCCTCCAGACATATAGATACTGATTTAGTGTTCTGCAATGCTCTTTTAAGCTCTCTTACTAAGGCCGACCTACCTTCTATTGCCGTTGGATTCTATGACCGCATGATTGGTGTCGGTTTTGTGCCAGATAAATATAGTTTTGCTGGACTGTTAAGCGCACTCTGTGCTGCAGGAAGAGTTGATGAAGCTGTTAATATGTACCGTGTTGTTGTTATGAGTTCTCATGATACTGATGCTTACTTACATACTGCAATAACAGGCGAACTTTTAAAGGTCCAGAAGTATCACAAGGCTGTCAGTGTTACCAGATTAGCAGTAATGAATAGATATCCGCTTGATAGTGTGGCATACTCAGTTGGTCTCTGTGCACTTCTTAGAGATGGGAGAATTCAAGAGGCTTGGACATTGTATTACTGGATGAAGGACAATGGTCTGAACCCTAGTGTTCATACCTATAATATGATGTTTTTCACATTTTGTAAAGCAAAAGATCTTCCAGTGATAAAACAGATACTGCGTGAGATGATTGAGTCAGGGATACACCTGAATGACAGAAATGTCTTCAACTTAT TTCTGAAGATCTGTCAGATGTAG